A segment of the Abyssisolibacter fermentans genome:
TATAAATGTCAAGTTAAAAATGTAACTTTTTGATCATTTAAGAATGTAGTTTTTTACTCATCATCTTGCTTAAAATGATTCTTTAAACGATATGATTTTCCGTTAATGGAAACAACATGAGCATGATGTAAAACCCTATCCAAGATAGCATTTGCAATAACTGGATCATAGAAAACATCATCCCAAGCATTAAAATTTATATTAGTTGTTAATATTGTGCTTTTTTTCTCATATCGCATATCGATAAGCTGAAAGAATAATTTAGAATCATCCTTCTCTATTGGCAGATAGCCTAATTCATCTATTATTAACAGCTTATACTTAGTAAAATGCTTAAGTCTAGAATCTAATCGATTTTCCAATTTTGCACGTTTTAGTTGCTGTAATAAATCATGACATTTGATAAAATAGGTGCTACATCGACGCTTGGCTGCTGCGATGCCAATAGAAGTTGCAAGATGTGTTTTTCCCACTCCACTAGATCCTAAAAATACAATATTTTCTTGTGCATCTAAAAATCGTAATGTTAAAAAATCTAATATTTCATCTTTATTAATGCTAGGTTGAAAATTAAAGTCAAAGTCTTTAATTTCTTTTTGATGTGGAAAAGCTCCAACTTTAACCATAGATTTAATCATATTTGCTTCTTTATAGTCAATTTCATGGGCTGTAAGCTTAATAAGCGCATCAACAAAAGATAAATTATTTTTAGTTGTAAAATCAATAACTTCGTCTAAATGATTAATCATTTGCTTCATTTTTAAATATTCTAAATTATTTATAAGTTGTGTATATGTACTATTCATTTTGATATACTTCTCCTATCATTTTCAAATTATTTTTAGCTATTTCATTCATTTCATATGAATTCAGATTAAATGTTAAAGCACTAATTTCAATATAATGTTCAGCATGATAATTTAGTTTTTGATTTTGTATTCTATGAATAGTAACTAAATTTGTGTTATAATACACATGTAGTTGATCATCATATACTTGAAGTTTTAGTCTTTTGTCTATATATTCTGGGGGTACAGAATATTGGTTTGATTTATATGAAATCATACTCTGACGATTTACTTTAACAGTAGTGGTGATTATTTTATAATGATTTCTT
Coding sequences within it:
- the istB gene encoding IS21-like element helper ATPase IstB, whose amino-acid sequence is MNSTYTQLINNLEYLKMKQMINHLDEVIDFTTKNNLSFVDALIKLTAHEIDYKEANMIKSMVKVGAFPHQKEIKDFDFNFQPSINKDEILDFLTLRFLDAQENIVFLGSSGVGKTHLATSIGIAAAKRRCSTYFIKCHDLLQQLKRAKLENRLDSRLKHFTKYKLLIIDELGYLPIEKDDSKLFFQLIDMRYEKKSTILTTNINFNAWDDVFYDPVIANAILDRVLHHAHVVSINGKSYRLKNHFKQDDE